A stretch of DNA from Sebastes umbrosus isolate fSebUmb1 chromosome 14, fSebUmb1.pri, whole genome shotgun sequence:
CAGATTGTGGGTGTCCACTACATCTCTGACTaatagcaaaaaaagaaaagcaaaataaatgaaagtaaAACACACTAATGACAACGAGTGAAACATCTCTCCAGAATACCTAAATCCTGGCAGGGTAAGCTTGTTATAGAAAGTGTGTTATAGATTGTTGATTGCAAAGGGTTAAAGACGCACGATGCATGGGGCTTATTTGATTTTAATTGTGAAAAAACGCGTTGAGTTCATCATACACGGGGGCCCTGTCGTGGTGTAAGTGCATGTCGTGGTAAGGCAGGACGTTTTCCGAGTGAATGCCGTTCCGAGGCCCCGAGGGGCCAAACACCAGGTTGTGGGCCCCTGCGGGTCTGGATCCAGGCAGGCCGGAGTAATGCATAGAGTAGTGGTACCCCTTCTCGTTATCTGGGGATGTGGTGCCTTGGTGCTTCAGGGAAAAGTTGCCATTGACGCACACCGGTGGGCTGAGTGGCCCCTCGTACTCAGGGCTGTTATACTCCGGTGATGCGCTCCCACCGTACTCGTAACCCGAGTATCCGTGCGTCCTCAGCGGATGCGAGTTCGAGCCCGCAGCCTGGCAGTTCAGAGGACTGGCGAGACGCGCGCACTGGTACGGGTATGAATGCATGGAGAAGGAGCCGGACGCATATCTCCCTGCGTCCTGACACTGCTGCTCGGTGAGGAAATTGCGTGAGTTGAGCTGCAGACAACCAGCCACCAGGTTGGTAGTAGGCTGAGATAAACCTTTGCAGAGAGTCTGCACGTAGGCCACCAGGTCTGGCCTTTTCCCAGAGCGCAGTATCTCCGACAGCGCCCAGATGTAGTTCTTCGCCAACCTGAGCGTCTCTATTTTGGACAGTTTTTGCGTCTTGGAGTAGCATGGAACAACTTTACGCAGATTGTCGAGCGCAGAGTTCAGGTCGTGCATGCGGGTCCTCTCGCGCGCGTTGGCTTTAGTGCGCCTCACCTTGGAGCGCTCCACACGCGCTGGAGTCATTTTGCGCTTCTTGGGGCCTCTCTTCTTGGGTCTGTCTCCATctgctgcatcctctcctccttcgtcctcctcttcctccacctcgtCGTCGTCGTCTTCTCCACCGTGCTCGGACTGCGTCCTGCTGCCTCCTCTCAGCTCGGATTCCTCCCCGTCGTCCAAAGTGTCATCCTGATCGTCGTCTTTGAGTTTGGAgacgtcgtcgtcgtcgtcgtcagTGTCCTCCGCCCAGCCTGCGTATTTCTGCACGTCTGGAAGCAGCGACGGGTCACTGAAAAGCCTCGTCAACATTGTGGCTCTGGAGAGGAAATGAATCAGAAAATGAGGCCTCACAAGCATATAGGAATAAAAAAACCAAAACGATGACATTTCTTATCATGACTCCAGAGGTTAAACTTACTATTACGCACGTATAAACACCTGGATATTGGAGCTAAATCGAAATTCCACTGAAGATATTAAAGTGTGAGGTCAATAAAAGTCATTATTAGTGACGTTCTGTTATAAAATATACCCGAGtcgttattttttttcctaaaggACAAACAGTGTCAATTTGGGGGAAATAAAAAAGCAGAGAGCTCTTCAAGCTTCGCATTGAGTTACAGCCAGACGGATAAGCAGCGACGGGTCACTGAAAAGCCTCGTCAACATTGTGGCTcttggagaggagaagagag
This window harbors:
- the LOC119502425 gene encoding neurogenic differentiation factor 2-like, which codes for MLTRLFSDPSLLPDVQKYAGWAEDTDDDDDDVSKLKDDDQDDTLDDGEESELRGGSRTQSEHGGEDDDDEVEEEEDEGGEDAADGDRPKKRGPKKRKMTPARVERSKVRRTKANARERTRMHDLNSALDNLRKVVPCYSKTQKLSKIETLRLAKNYIWALSEILRSGKRPDLVAYVQTLCKGLSQPTTNLVAGCLQLNSRNFLTEQQCQDAGRYASGSFSMHSYPYQCARLASPLNCQAAGSNSHPLRTHGYSGYEYGGSASPEYNSPEYEGPLSPPVCVNGNFSLKHQGTTSPDNEKGYHYSMHYSGLPGSRPAGAHNLVFGPSGPRNGIHSENVLPYHDMHLHHDRAPVYDELNAFFHN